Proteins from one Clostridia bacterium genomic window:
- a CDS encoding PEP/pyruvate-binding domain-containing protein yields the protein MIQSGASRYVYWLPTLRKEDAPLVGRKSANLGEALRLGLRVPPGFAVSVRAYEDFLDCTQAGSRIREVVEQAGVDLESIEKLERLSARLREIVESQPLPAEIEDALADAYRELCGFCGRENVPVSTRSAGPVSRPGQYETYLNVVGAEEVAEMVRRVWASTFNSRSLAFRLRHGLPLERDPIGVTVLKMVNAKAAGVLFTADPNTGDRETMVIEANWGLGESVVSGEVTPDAFFLDKSTGQVRQKKLGRKVRLVTSAERGVADQETGWERQSVFCLSDAEAEEIGRLGRALEEHFGCPQDVEWAVDAEAGFPENVVLLQARPAVIAERKPAAEQVAEMLVKWFYG from the coding sequence ATGATCCAGTCAGGTGCCAGCCGGTACGTCTACTGGTTGCCGACGCTGCGCAAGGAAGACGCCCCTCTGGTTGGGCGAAAGTCGGCCAATCTGGGAGAGGCCTTGCGGCTGGGCCTGCGGGTTCCGCCCGGCTTTGCGGTGTCGGTGCGGGCCTACGAGGACTTCCTGGACTGTACTCAGGCGGGTAGCCGCATCCGGGAGGTGGTAGAGCAGGCGGGAGTCGACCTGGAGAGCATCGAGAAGCTGGAGCGTCTCAGTGCGCGCCTGCGGGAGATCGTAGAATCTCAGCCCCTTCCCGCCGAGATAGAAGACGCACTGGCGGACGCGTATCGTGAACTCTGCGGGTTCTGCGGTCGCGAGAACGTCCCCGTTTCCACGCGTTCGGCCGGTCCGGTGAGCCGGCCGGGCCAGTACGAGACCTACCTGAACGTGGTCGGCGCGGAAGAGGTGGCGGAAATGGTTCGCCGGGTATGGGCCAGCACCTTTAACTCCCGTTCCCTGGCCTTCAGGCTCCGCCACGGCCTTCCGCTGGAGCGGGACCCCATCGGGGTGACGGTCCTGAAGATGGTCAACGCTAAAGCTGCGGGCGTGCTCTTCACCGCCGACCCCAACACCGGGGATCGCGAAACCATGGTGATAGAGGCCAACTGGGGTCTGGGAGAGAGTGTGGTCAGCGGCGAGGTGACTCCGGACGCATTCTTCCTGGATAAAAGCACCGGTCAGGTGCGACAGAAGAAGCTGGGTCGCAAGGTGCGGTTAGTAACTTCTGCGGAAAGAGGGGTGGCCGATCAGGAAACTGGCTGGGAAAGACAGAGTGTGTTCTGCCTGAGCGATGCGGAAGCGGAAGAAATCGGCCGTTTGGGCAGGGCGTTGGAGGAGCACTTCGGGTGTCCTCAGGACGTGGAATGGGCCGTGGACGCCGAGGCCGGTTTTCCGGAAAACGTGGTGCTTTTGCAGGCCCGTCCCGCGGTCATTGCCGAGCGCAAACCGGCGGCAGAACAGGTGGCGGAAATGCTGGTCAAGTGGTTTTACGGCTGA
- a CDS encoding cysteine hydrolase family protein, whose protein sequence is MDVVRVTAEPEPVTLDLARTALVGVDLQKAFLHPEGYFCRLGRIRAEEVRPLVDRCRRVIAALRPRVRQVVFLRMALSAPVLALRAFAPPVWLKSGTLRALQEHPEWRDLLPLEGCWGAEIIEELRPEAQDVVIPKCGYDGFHGTDLDLVLRAADVRWLVLVGIAGNVCVESTLRRAFHLGYFPLLVGDAVGFLGPGGVEEATVFNVKTFFGWVTTVDAVTEAVRGAG, encoded by the coding sequence TTGGATGTCGTTCGCGTGACTGCCGAACCGGAGCCGGTAACCCTTGACCTCGCGCGAACCGCACTGGTAGGCGTGGATCTGCAGAAAGCCTTCCTGCACCCGGAAGGGTACTTCTGCCGTCTGGGAAGGATTCGGGCGGAAGAGGTCAGACCGCTGGTGGACAGGTGCCGCCGGGTGATAGCCGCGCTGCGCCCCCGGGTAAGACAGGTGGTATTCTTGCGGATGGCCCTTTCCGCCCCGGTTCTGGCGCTCCGGGCCTTTGCCCCGCCGGTCTGGCTCAAGTCCGGCACCCTGCGGGCACTGCAGGAGCACCCGGAATGGCGGGACCTCCTGCCTTTGGAAGGCTGCTGGGGCGCGGAGATCATAGAAGAGTTGCGGCCCGAAGCCCAGGATGTGGTGATTCCCAAGTGCGGCTACGACGGTTTCCACGGAACCGACCTTGACCTGGTGCTGAGGGCGGCCGACGTCAGGTGGCTGGTGCTGGTGGGAATAGCCGGTAACGTCTGCGTGGAGTCCACCTTGAGGCGTGCCTTCCACCTGGGTTACTTTCCCCTTCTGGTGGGCGACGCGGTGGGCTTCCTGGGTCCGGGCGGGGTAGAAGAGGCTACCGTGTTCAACGTGAAGACCTTTTTCGGCTGGGTGACCACCGTCGATGCCGTCACCGAGGCCGTCCGAGGCGCCGGATAA